The genomic segment CTTCTCGGCTTTCTTATGTATTTTCGAAATAAGAGTTTTAAATCACACTAACACGTATATTAACTTTGTATTATTAGACTTTAAAAGTATGATAAACGATGTGACATGATTAGATGAAgaaatttaaaagcaatttgacAACTACATTATACAATGTTTTTTAGaacttttaaattgaaaaaaaaagttagatttGATTCACGTGCATGGTATTAGTATAGCCTTTTACGAGAATGAAACAAAAGTTTCTTacgaaatattataaaaattaatatattgtgTTTTGGGGTCGATATCTCTTACTTGAAGCATTCATGATTGTATGTGAAAAATATTCCAAAAGTAAGTgactttaaataataatatttaataaaaatgaacaCTTAGAATTCCTTTCTACTTTCATGtaaaacacatatttatatatattaaaatagatttaCCTTATGTCTTGTTCattaacaaatttcattattttattaacttccAATAAGTTGTAATTACACtgctattttaattaattggttAAAAGTTGTAaccaaataataatttaaaaatgatttacaataatatgtatattattttttaaataaaatattagtggAAAAGATGCGACAGTTCTCGTAATATTTGAAACAACTTcggatataaaattttatgttaattactCATTAACAATGAAATATGTAAGAAAAGAGTTGAAGGTGGGAGTGGTGTGTTGAAAGGCGTAGACTATAGCGAGCTGCAAATTCCAAACCTTAACGTCGTCGAGTTGCGATTTGTTCATTCGCAATGCAATCTTCCGATGACGTTCGCAATCTCCCCATCGACATCACTTTCTCTCGTCTCGGAGGTTTCAATTTCTTTCGTCCTTTTCTTTTCCccatttttttgttaattttaattttctcgCTTTCTGAATTCGAATTTTTGACCTTTGCAGAGTGGCTGGTGGATCGCAAGCGAGTGCCCGCGGATTGGCGAAAGCGCGTGGCGGCGATCAGACTCCAAATTTCCAAGGAATTTTCTTCCCTCCCCAAAGACTCTGATCCCTTCTTCCAAACCCTAGACTCCGAAGGTTCGAAATTTATGTGTGTTAATGGGATTCGTTTGCTGATTGTAAATTACGAGTGTTTAAATGGTGGTGGCTAAGTTAAATTAGCTAGTTGTTATGAGCAAAGTGGCGATGTTATTTTCAGGGATTGGATATTTGGAGGCCAAACAGATATATGATATTCTCTTGAAGTCTACTTCTGAAAGCAGGAACATATTTGGTCGCTTATCTGGTGCTCCGGTGAGATACACTTAACAGAAATGTGCACTATAATCATTCACattatgtatattaatattatcGAACTTGTAGATCAATTAGGATGGAGTTCTTGAAATTTCACTGGTGGTCATGGGTTCGAGTTTTTGTTATGCAACTATGTTATATTCTATTTGGCTCATGCACGTTTACCTCCGGTGGACTTCATAACAAAAAAACAGACTGTGTAGGTAGTCCTTTTGTCGCTAATTGTGGCTATTCTTATTTGGGTAGGGTGCTTGGGAAGCAATCGTGCGGTCGTTTGAGAAGGATCATGTTTTCCTTGGTGAGGCTGCGCagattctcattcaaaatgtgAGCTATGAAATGTGAGCATAGTCATCTTTGGGTTTTTCATGTCTTCCgggttttatttttgttgcttAGTTTTTGTTTCATTGTGAAGCCCTTATCAGAGGAAACAGGTTCAGAAGATTCAGCAGCAACTGTTAGAGCTAGATCGCAAGGAAGCTGATATTAAAAGAAGTGCTGCGCTCTCAGTGGCCAAGTACGCTGAAGCTTGCCAGGAGCTTGGATTACAGGTTTGACTTTTGTGGGTGTTTATGTTGTGTAGAAACAATTTCGGTAGCAGTTTGAAAAGGAATTTTATGCTGATTTATATTCCTGAGAAAACACGACGTTGCTCCTTTTGATTCATATAGCCAACCACACAAAGTGggataaaaattttgttgttattgttgtggTGTGTTGAACGCATCTTATTTTTATGGTGTATGGTTATATTGTTTTTGCAGGGGAAAAATGTCCGAGTAGAACTTCTCGAGACAGCACAATTACTTCCAAGCACGTTTCGCAAGATTCTAGATGTTGTGAACAATGACAACATGTCCCGGGCAATTGAATATTATACCAATTTTGTCAGGGATGCTCACACTGAAAAGGatgtaagaaaatattaaaattcttattcatttttatagTTCTCATGAATAAACTCTTTTTGACATGTTTCAGTATACACATTATTTAAGATGAAAATTGATACTGCAGAGATCTTTGGGAGATGTAATACAAAACTTGAAGAATATGCGTGAAAACCCCCCATCTTTAAATGTTGCTGTTGACTCTGACATTATCAGTGACGTGAATGTTCATGCAAGTAAAAATGAATTGAATCCTGCAACAAGCAATGCTGCAATTGCTGTGCCTGACATTGACTGGGATATTTCTGTGGAGAGTTCACAAATTGATTGGGACATTGGAATTGTTGAAGAAACTGAGGATAATGGTAATGGATTGGGTCCGTATGAAATCATTAATGCCTCTGATATCGGATCTGATCCAACAGTATCAAACCAAGAACTGGGCTCACATGCAGATATATCTTGGGATATTAGTGTGGATACTCCTCAGGTTGATGTCATTGATGATGATAGTGCCCCAACTGTAGTGTTGGAGACCCAGACTTCTCTTCCAGATGCCCTATCAAAATTGACAGAAAACAAGGAAGAAAGGAGCCAACTTTTAGATACGGAGTACAGAAATAAGATTCTGGATGATCTATATGAGGTATATAACATCTATGCTAGTTTACTGTCTTTACTTGGATAAGTTCTCGATTtgataatataatttcaattatcATATAGAGAAAGAACAACAATTCTagcaaaatttgtttttatggtATTTTTCTTACAAGTAAGCAGTTACGTATACTGTATGAATTTATCATATGATGTCATTCTTTTTTtctgattaaatttaaaatttgtaattattgtgTATGACATTAGGTGAAATCCTTTTTAAATCAACGATTGGCTGAATTGAGGAATGACGAAACTTTGTCCCTGCAAAATCAAGTTCAGGCAGTTGCCCCCTTTGTGCTACAACAGTACGCTTCTGATGCAATAGAAACTATGCAAAGTGATATTTGTTTGGCAATTTCATTGCTGACAAATAGGAAAACGAGGGATTTGATTATGATTCTCAACTCCAAAAGGtacttctttatattttatgcTTAAAGTTTCGTATATATACTAATTCACTAAGTATCCTGATGTATCAGATGTCGTCTCACATTTGGGTTGCTATGGTTATTGGATGGGTTGAAATTAGTCTTTGAAAATATCAACTAATGTATATAAGTTATGTACCGAAAACAACTGCCAGACATAATTGTTCAAGTTCGGCCATAGTTGGACtgaatataatttgttttgaaGTCTGGAATGTTTTGCTTGCATAACAAAAGACAGTGATCAAAGCTTCAATCATTGATTTATTGTGTAGTGTACTAAGATGATGATTTTTTGGTGAATTTCATTTGGTCTATTTCTGTATTACTATGTAACTTGAAAGACTAACGGGATGGCATTTTAATGCatgattttctcttttctacaTTTTTCAAATTGATAAAATGTATAGGGTGAAGAACTTGcccttttttttgttgttttatgcTTGTAAGCATGcttgttaaattttgaaagttaCTCAACAAACCACATTAAGTATACTAACAGAATTTAGTACGTCACATGCTTTATTTTTGCTGTTTCTTTAGTAGTATCCTGTTGTATATGATCTATGTTAATTGATTGTGGTGTTCGGCCAAATTTTAGATTTCTAGACAGACTAGTCAATTCATTAGAGGAAAAGAAACATCATGAAGTCAAGTTGAGAGAAGGGTTGAAGGACTTGGCTGCTAAACGGATGGAACTGCAAAATTCTCTATCTTCTTCATGGTCCAAGCAAGTAAGTTCTACCTATGTGTGCTTGTTATTTATGAGGGGGTAGAGTTTGTAGTGTTCAActgattttcaaatttgtagTATAATAACtaccttctctctctctctctctatccctTGTGTTCCTGTTGTTTTTGTTGCAGAAGAAGTGAAATTTAATCCCTACACTAGCTTATTACCACGTACACTTTATTGTGGTAAATAGTAACAAGTTCATATATCTATTTTAGCTACCTGGTTGTGTTAAGGGTAGTCAATTCactattctaatattttttttaatctccgagatgtgtataaaataatttccttttaggttataatatttgaatatgcCGTGTCAAAAAACTTTGAAACATTCAGGTCCcagtaaaagataaaataatataaaaagaatagagAAATCAGACCACGGCTTCTGTCCTCTGGCAGGATTCTCATCTACTATTAGTTTACATTATGTGCTTAGTGAAGTCGGTTTTAAAGAAAGaatcaattttatcttatgaACTTCCCGAGAGAATTTTTTCTTGTCCCCACACTCCCCCACCTCGTCCCCCCGCGCCCTCCCTCTCGCACCCGCACAAGCAGAAAACACTATAAAATTATGCAAGTTCTCTGTTGGGATTTTCTTTCTAGAGTgagattcaattttttataaaaagggAACAAGTACTAAATGTTGCATGGCAGATAGCACATACGGAGATAAGAGTGGGTTCATTATCGGCAAAATGATCTTGTTGCATGACTGATTTGCACTTATTTTTTGATAAGACAATTACGTGATGGTTTGCTACAAGAACAGAACAGGGTCAAATTTCCATTTTTCACTTTTAGTTTTTCTTCTACTTGGAGATAGAGATCTGCAAATAGCTTCAGTCtccaatttttttacatttttaataagcAACACAGATTAAAACTCATCTTTCTCTCCATTGTCTTATTCTTAGTTATTTGATGCTCGTGCGACCAAAATCTGTGTTCCTGTATGTGACAACTCAACTTTACATGTTTACCGGTCTTGTACATGAGTCAAATTAACTGTTAAGTGAATTTCAGGATGCGGCTGTGGCAAAAACAAAGGAGTTGAAAAAACTATGTGAGAGTACACTTTCATCGATGTTTGATGGAAGGCCAGTTAATATAATTGGAGAGATCAACGCCATTTTGACTAGTGGCGTTGGAGCATGAGGAAGAGGAATTTACTTTCATGATGATCAAGCTTATAGGTGGACAGTGGCGGGCCAAAATAACTTTAGaaaaatttcttttagttttttttttctttttctgcagTTGTGCCATATTGATTTTACAAGCAGAAGATACCAGTGAAGGCAGCTTTTGTGGTTAATTACTAGCATTACTTTTGAATTCAAGTATGGATATGACCGAGTTGTTAGTAATGTAGGTGACCACTAAAAGTTTGCATAATGATGCGAAATATCTGATTCACTACtatcaaatatcaaaatcattAGTGAATAATATTGCGAAATATCAGTTCATGTCGAGACATGTCATTGAAGACAAGGACTATTTTGACTGCGAGGAATATGCGGAAACTGAAGAAGTTAAAGCAACTAGCACAAGTCGACAGACTAAAGGGTATATGTTGCGTGACGCCACTTTGTTACTTTGATTTATGCAATTATTCAATTTGTCCATTCTAACTTGCATTATTTTGGATTCTGACCATTTTTGATTCCTATCATGCTTGAGTTTGAGTTGATTGCGCAGTACGCATGCATATAATTAACCGGCACGACCTCTATATTTGCATGGTTGGCCATGCCTCAATAATGGATAAAGTTGTTTCAAAAAGGGTGTGTTTCTGATTGAAATGAAATGCAcctgaaataaaataaagcattggatgaagaaaaatttactttctagtgagaaagataagaagaaaaatatatattttataataaaaattaatatattataaagtaaaattaaaaatttaaagaagttATATGAAAAGGTTTACATAAATTTGTTTATGCATAAATAAGTTAAGGATATACTGGAAAGATGTTATAACCTACCATTTTCTATCACTATTAGTGAAAGTTTAGTAGGTTTAAACGGATTTTTCCATAAGAATttataggaaataaaaatataaaaatatgaaattatttttttcacacaCTTGAGTGACTGAAGAAGTTCAAACCCATGTCGTTTTGGCAAATGGAATAGTATGTAACCACTACACGGGATTATTCTTTAAGAAACTATTTGACAGTTTATTTTTATGCTCCAAATATagtatgaaattataaattaaataggGTATTGGGTCATTTTAATTAGTGATCCATTAGTTCATTATTGGTCCATAATCATATCTTGGTAGATCAATGACCAAttttgaggaagaaaaagaaaataatgaaaaaaatataaaaggagagttagaaagagagaaataagacaagggaaagaagagaaaaaaaaagagtgaaattCTTTTAAGTGTATAAATACTTTGAAGTTTTTATatccttttttataaaatataaatttattattttaaataatctttcaaattataaaaatttaatttctttttaaaattttaatttaaccaaCATGTTTTATCATAaaacattttgaattttcttaaaaagCTATTCTAATAGATTTCcctattcaaatataaaaaaaattaatttttcaagaTTTTAAACCCTAAAGAAATGACTGTTTATAGTGATTTAGaatattataagaaataatcaaataaagttatataACTTATCAGCCATAGagtttcaaataattatagTCATAcagtttaaaattatatttttttctccaaCCTTCCTACCCTTTACAACTTATCATCCATAGAGTTTCAAATTATATTCACCCTAAAATTAATGGGAGCTAGTATTTACAGAAATAAAATCCataattttgttgaaaaatataaaatttaggtGACATTTTGACTTGATGGATTTATGAAGTGTTTGGAAATGTAAAATCAAATAAGATTACATCTAACATGAGGTAgtctttttaattatgaaaatatatattcatgtAGTGAATATGGAGATTCAAATACCAAAGCGAATGTGTCTTTAACGAAAGTcaacattcaaaatataatcCATCTTGACTTGctaatttattcttcaaaaGAACAATTGAAAATCTGCTTCAAGTTTGAGCATAGAGTCTGAAACtgctattattttaattacaatcaGAAGTAGCAGTccttgttttttatattttagtgatattttgttatcttctaaaattttacataaaaaataacctAATAATagataattgataaaaaaaaatagccTGTTCGACCAGCTAGTTACACTAATTAAGAAAATGGTTCAAACAGACTAAAACAACTCTTAAACCTTTTCAGAGGGGAAATTCAAGCTAATCCTTTTCATTGGCGGAATTCCAGCTAATTCATCCATTGAGTTTTTTTGTCACGTAGAAGGTATTAAAACTTTGCGCCTTATAAGCCAAAGGCGATAAAAAGAAGAGAGCAGAAAACGAGTTAAATTTCTAGAACGTTTAAAATGTGAACCAGTTAGCACATCAGGCGGATACATAGCTCAGAGCAGGTGAACCGTTAAACCGGGAGATAGTTGTGTGAAAAGACATGTCAAGTGGATCAAGTTCAGTTTCATCTGCTTCACCACTCTCTGAAACAAGCTTTTGAGAAAATGATACAAGATTGTCCACGATTTCAGACATTGGAGGTCGAAATTGCTTCACGGGCTGCATGAGAGGGGCGTAAGTTTTATTGCATACAACACACGATCATGAGTAAATTCAAGTTTAACTTATACTTTTGGCTAAAACTCTATATCTACTATATCTATAGAGTCATGATTAATTGACAATCCATTATCCTCTACAACCACCTCCAACCACTGAAGACAGTTATCATGTTAGTTGTATAGAAATTAATGATTGTCAAAATTTTTGCATATATAAATGCTAATACGGTAATACCTGAAGGCAGAGGGAGATGATATCAGCATAACGAGAAAGAGCCTTGGATGAAAATGTCCGTTTGATTGCTGGATCCACCATCTGTTCCAAACTGTCACTATCATGAAGCCTTGATGAAGCCCACTTTGCCAGATAGTGCTCTTCCCTTGGCCTGGAACTGTGTTGCATGGAAAACAAAGGTTATTATTCAACAAAccttaaataaatgaaatggaATAAGGTTATAGCGAAGCGTATACCCATCGAAAGGTTTTCTTCCTGTTAATAGTTCAAGAAGCAACACGCCAAAGGCAAAGATGTCGCTCTTCGTGCTGCCAACTCCTGGTTGGCCATGGTCAGGTGAACTGTATCCTGTATCTCTAATATCAATCTCGGAAGCCTGTTTTCTTCAGTCAATAAACTAATCAGTGAATCTATGGCATGCTAAAATTAATATCAAGTTTCTAGTTCATCTTGCAattgttactttataaattcAAGCATATTTAAGCCATACCTAGAAATTgcaaaatcaatattttacctctttgaacaacaacaaaaataaaattttagttgatTTGTAAGTTATCTATGAAAAGTCACATGCATAgactttaaaattttttatttaacttctggaaaaatatttatttaatttttctatttcgGCAAACCAGTTTTTAAGTTGGGTAATTTATTTTCATGAGAAATCATTCAAAAGCTACAACCAACTATGAGGTTTGAGTAAATGCAACTGTAGCCATCACGAGCTATCTTTTAGATACTTCAGGTGCAAAATTAAGGTTCCTTTATTTTGCAGACAATACGGTGGATGTGACTACAATTGCCTTATCGAGGGTGTATAATATAACTTCAGCCACTAGAACCTTGACAGCAATAAGTAGCCTATTTAAATATGATGCTGATTGTTGCAGAAACATACCCGGTTTTTGGCTTTATTGCTTGTCAGTGGTCTCAGAATAGCCAAGCCACAGTCAGTTAGACAAGGCATGAGGTTTTCGTCCAGTAGAACATTGGTAGCCTTTAATTTGCCATGGGCGACAGGAGGGGAGAACGTCGAGTGCAAATAGCTGTAAACATAAGTGTGTGTCACGGTTGAGAGTTGAGACATGATTGCACTTCATATTTAACGAGAAACAATCCTGAGTATAGCAACATGGAACTTACTCCAGGGCCTGACCAACACCTAGAGCGATCCGGAGACGTGTGCCCCACGATAAAGGTTTGTATGCTGTACTATGAAGAGCATCATCTAGAGTTAAATTTCTGACATACTCAAAGACAAGAAGATGTTGTCCATGCTCCAAACAGTAGCCTTTAAGTGAAACAATGTTAGGGTGCTTCAAACGGGAAGCCGTGCTCACAACATCTAAGAACTTTTCCTCTTCACTGAAAGACATGCCCGCCATGTTGATATTCTTCACAGCTAAAACcttttaaaaagaagaaagaaattacATAAGAAATTGAGATAACGGTTTtgaaataaacattatttaatgTTTACAAGGTACCTTGTTATTTGGAAATTCAGCTCTATAAACAGGACCAAGCGATCCTTCTCCCAGAAGGTTGTCTTCATGGAAACTGTTTGTAACCAACTGAACCTCCGCTACTGTATAAACCTTTATCCTTCCATTGAATCTGTCTCTTCCGGAAAAGCTTTTTCTTGATATTTCCCCAGTTCTTTTATGGGGTTGGGAAGTTAATCGCCTTGGACCCAAAATGGATGCAGCATTATAAGGTGGGATTTGAAGGCTCTCGTCTATTGCCGTAGTAGAATCTTCTGTAAAagtggagagaaaaagaaaagcacgATCAAAGATGGAAACGGATTTACAGAACTAATAATGGAATGACACCCTGACATATGAAAGGGAAAGACTCCTGAAAGTGAAAGAAATTGAGTGAAATTTGGCAATACATGTTTAGTATCTCTAACTTTACACTCACTCACTTTCCGCCAATCTTATtgtatattcaattattttagtgTTAAATCTGTCTCGAATGAGCAATGTTACTTTGAGATCATGTTGACGTTATTCAGCTATGACTGGGTGTGCCTCACCATCTATATGCTCATGCTCTGTATAAGATACCTTTGGTCGCACTGATTGGACAAGAAGGCAATGCACTGTGGTCGCTTTCATAGTTCTCCAGTCTCTTTGTATAAAGCTTATTCAAACGGATCGCAATGAAGAGAGCGAAACCGGTTGCCAATAAAGTTCCTGTACCGACCATAAAAGCTATTCCTCCGGGACTGATatgtttcttcttttgtttcctTACCCTAATAGGAGCGTAGTTCTCGATGGCATTTGCCTGAGTTATGGGTGGGCGACTAGTATTGTGCTCAAGGGGTACGTTGTCCAAGGGAAATGCCCAGGGAGGAGAGTTGTCCACGGTTTGGAACTTATTCCCTCCAATCCTGATTAAGATGTGGAATGTTACTTTCCGATTTATGTGTCCATTATCCAGTAAGAAAAATGAAGGTGATTAAAACTAGTGATATTTAGTTTTACAAACCATAAGTTTGGTATGGACTGAAAATGCTGTGGAAGAAGGCCGCTAAACAGATTGTCTTGAATGTTCCTGCAAAACAGATAAATTAGAAAACAACAGAGCTGTAGTCATATGTTAGGATACTACGTCCTATTTGGAAGGTctatgaaagaagaaacaaagaagaaagaaatacaGCTAATTGATTTAGTTCTAGCAGCCGAGAAATCCATTAGTGgttatatacatacatacatatatacatacatatatacatatatatatatatatatatatatatatacatatatatatatatgtacatatatatatgtatgtacatatatatatatatgtatatatatatatatatatgtatatatatatatatgtacatatatatatatgtatatatatatatatgtatatatatatatgtatatatatatatatgtatatatatatatatatatatg from the Vigna angularis cultivar LongXiaoDou No.4 chromosome 3, ASM1680809v1, whole genome shotgun sequence genome contains:
- the LOC108326559 gene encoding CDK5RAP3-like protein, which codes for MQSSDDVRNLPIDITFSRLGEWLVDRKRVPADWRKRVAAIRLQISKEFSSLPKDSDPFFQTLDSEGIGYLEAKQIYDILLKSTSESRNIFGRLSGAPGAWEAIVRSFEKDHVFLGEAAQILIQNVSYEIPYQRKQVQKIQQQLLELDRKEADIKRSAALSVAKYAEACQELGLQGKNVRVELLETAQLLPSTFRKILDVVNNDNMSRAIEYYTNFVRDAHTEKDRSLGDVIQNLKNMRENPPSLNVAVDSDIISDVNVHASKNELNPATSNAAIAVPDIDWDISVESSQIDWDIGIVEETEDNGNGLGPYEIINASDIGSDPTVSNQELGSHADISWDISVDTPQVDVIDDDSAPTVVLETQTSLPDALSKLTENKEERSQLLDTEYRNKILDDLYEVKSFLNQRLAELRNDETLSLQNQVQAVAPFVLQQYASDAIETMQSDICLAISLLTNRKTRDLIMILNSKRFLDRLVNSLEEKKHHEVKLREGLKDLAAKRMELQNSLSSSWSKQDAAVAKTKELKKLCESTLSSMFDGRPVNIIGEINAILTSGVGA
- the LOC108325655 gene encoding protein STRUBBELIG-RECEPTOR FAMILY 2, which encodes MVCNYVCVNLAFVVFSAALISRCFGFTDPADVTALQDLYRALNNPLALKGWNGNDPCEESWTGIACSGSSVIHIQIQRLNLTGHLGSLLNNLQNLKQLDVSFNNILGEIPQGLPPNATHMNLSHNFLYGPIGNVFTGLDNLKEMDLSYNNFTGDLPSSFGSLTTLDRLFLQNNRFTGSVTYLAELPLIDLNIQDNLFSGLLPQHFQSIPNLWIGGNKFQTVDNSPPWAFPLDNVPLEHNTSRPPITQANAIENYAPIRVRKQKKKHISPGGIAFMVGTGTLLATGFALFIAIRLNKLYTKRLENYESDHSALPSCPISATKEDSTTAIDESLQIPPYNAASILGPRRLTSQPHKRTGEISRKSFSGRDRFNGRIKVYTVAEVQLVTNSFHEDNLLGEGSLGPVYRAEFPNNKVLAVKNINMAGMSFSEEEKFLDVVSTASRLKHPNIVSLKGYCLEHGQHLLVFEYVRNLTLDDALHSTAYKPLSWGTRLRIALGVGQALDYLHSTFSPPVAHGKLKATNVLLDENLMPCLTDCGLAILRPLTSNKAKNRASEIDIRDTGYSSPDHGQPGVGSTKSDIFAFGVLLLELLTGRKPFDGSRPREEHYLAKWASSRLHDSDSLEQMVDPAIKRTFSSKALSRYADIISLCLQPVKQFRPPMSEIVDNLVSFSQKLVSESGEADETELDPLDMSFHTTISRFNGSPALSYVSA